One window from the genome of Osmerus eperlanus chromosome 3, fOsmEpe2.1, whole genome shotgun sequence encodes:
- the LOC134017287 gene encoding melanoregulin-like yields MGALYTVCCCRQYFQHDGDEKNAILRVQGGRASESSGSEPSPDCVSGEQQDWNPWKSPQMSTGPVASDRELQVFLSMRNQADKDTEEWEKLNYDIHTLRCARREVSTRWRKILQQLGYEREVESLLCVNKTSSMSSRSLVQARELLHTLMEDTSLFPQGVSPQDRYLFVMDRLVSLDSAEDFITLAKQKYPKREV; encoded by the exons ATGGGAGCGTTGTACACTGTCTGTTGCTGTAGGCAGTATTTTCAACATGACGGAGACGAGAAGAATGCTATTTTACG GGTGCAGGGTGGCAGGGCCAGTGAGTCCAGCGGGAGTGAGCCAAGCCCGGATTGTGTCTCTGGGGAACAGCAGGACTGGAACCCCTGGAAGAGCCCCCAGATGTCCACTGGACCAGTTGCTTCAGACAGGGAGCTGCAGGTGTTCCTCTCCATGAGGAACCAGGCAGATAAGGATACTGAG gagtgGGAGAAGCTAAACTATGACATCCACACTCTGAGGTGTGCCCGACGAGAGGTCAGCACCAGGTGGAGGAAGATCCTGCAGCAGCTTG GCTACGAGCGGGAGGTGGAGTCGTTGCTGTGTGTGAATAAAACGAGCAGCATGAGTTCGAGGAGCCTGGTCCAGGCCAGAGAACTGCTCCACACCCTTATGGAGGACACCAGCCTGTTCCCACAGGGGGTGTCTCCCCAGGACAGATACCTCTTTGTCATG gATAGATTGGTGTCTCTTGATAGTGCTGAAGACTTCATAACACTGGCCAAGCAGAAGTACCCAAAGAGAGAGGTGtga
- the LOC134017286 gene encoding carboxypeptidase O-like, with protein sequence MLNSRKLLIALFVQLMPYGTSDRVVEHQDTPWNYNYTKYHPISEISSWMDQMVKENPDLISSSVYGHTFEGRNITLLKIGVRNPEVREKKAIWMDCGIHAREWIAPAFCQWFVKEILQGYKTEDKIRHMLLNLDIYVTPVLNVDGYMYSWTNESTRLWRKSRTLPPEGCSCYGVDLNRNFYANWGMVGVSFDCCKQTYCGKAAVSEKEAKAVTDFVGNRTDQILLFLTIHSHGQLLLLPYGHPQIAAPNHDELVKVGEDAAMAMKALHGLEYTVGTSPQVLYPNSGSSRDWASLVGIPFSYTFELRDKGQFGHKLPEDQIQPACEEAFAGARSMITYVHDKTFSNSTLPNTAAGLAPISMVTAMTLWSSLAVVAFTTGVLV encoded by the exons ATGTTGAACTCCAGGAAACTTCTCATCGCTCTGTTCGTACAGTTGATGCCGTATGGCACCTCAGACAG AGTTGTTGAGCACCAAGATACTCCATGGAATTACAATTACACCAAGTACCATCCCATATCAGAG ATCTCCTCTTGGATGGACCAGATGGTGAAGGAGAACCCagatctcatctcctcctctgtctacgGACACACCTTCGAGGGAAGGAACATCACACTCCTCAAG ATAGGAGTGAGGAACCCAGAGGTCAGAGAGAAGAAGGCTATATGGATGGACTGTGGCATCCATGCTCGGGAATGGATTGCTCCTGCCTTCTGCCAGTGGTTCGTCAAAGAG ATTCTGCAGGGGTACAAAACAGAGGACAAGATTCGTCACATGCTCCTGAACCTGGATATCTATGTCACTCCTGTCCTGAACGTGGATGGCTACATGTATTCATGGACCAATGAGAGT ACTCGCCTGTGGAGGAAGTCCAGGACCCTCCCTCCAGAGGGCTGCAGCTGCTACGGGGTCGACCTCAACAGGAACTTCTACGCCAACTGGGGAA TGGTAGGAGTGTCATTTGACTGCTGCAAGCAGACATACTGTGGCAAGGCAGCTGTCTCAGAGAAGGAGGCCAAGGCTGTGACAGATTTCGTAGGGAACAGGACTGACcagatcctcctcttcctcaccatcCACTCTCATGGACAACTGCTACTACTGCCCTATGGACACCCTCAGATAGCTGCCCCCAACCACGATGAactg GTCAAAGTGGGTGAAGATGCTGCGATGGCTATGAAGGCTCTCCATGGCTTGGAGTACACAGTGGGCACCTCCCCTCAAGTCCTCT accctaaCTCAGGTTCCTCCAGGGACTGGGCCAGCCTGGTAGGCATCCCCTTCTCCTACACGTTTGAGCTGAGGGACAAGGGTCAGTTTGGCCACAAACTCCCTGAGGACCAGATCCAGCCAGCGTGTGAAGAGGCCTTCGCAGGAGCACGCTCCATGATCACCTACGTCCATGACAAAACCTTCAGCAACTCCACCCTCCCTAACACTGCGGCCGGGCTAGCTCCCATCTCCATGGTTACCGCTATGACCTTATGGAGCAGTTTGGCAGTGGTGGCTTTCACCACTGGGGTGTTAGTTTAG